In a single window of the Geotrypetes seraphini chromosome 11, aGeoSer1.1, whole genome shotgun sequence genome:
- the ASB8 gene encoding ankyrin repeat and SOCS box protein 8: MSSSMWYIMQSIQSKYSLSERLIRTIAAIRSFPHENVDNLIRRGADVNCMHGTLKPLHCACMVADADCVELLLEKGAEVNAHDGYHRTALHYAAEKDDACVEILLEYGANPNALDGNKDTPLHWAAFKNNAECVRALLESGAFVNAVDYNDDTPLSWAAMKGNLESVRVLLDFGAEVRVTNLKGQSPVSRLVALLVRGLGTEKEDACLELLHRAAGHFELRKNGSMPHEVTRDKQLCDKLMRLCATPGTLKTLSRYMVRGSLGVRYLPDAVKELPLPESLKEYVLLVE, from the exons ATGAGTTCCAGCATGTGGTACATTATGCAGAGCATCCAGAGCAAATACTCCTTGTCTGAGCGACTGATCCGCACCATCGCAGCCATCCGGTCATTCCCCCATGAAAACGTGGACAACCTTATTAGACGG GGAGCAGATGTGAACTGCATGCACGGCACTCTGAAGCCATTGCACTGTGCATGCATGGTGGCTGATGCTGATTGTGTTGAGCTCCTCCTGGAAAAAGGGGCTGAG GTGAATGCACATGATGGATACCATAGGACTGCACTTCACTATGCAGCAGAGAAGGATGATGCCTGCGTGGAGATTCTCTTGGAATATGGCGCTAATCCCAATGCACTAGATGGGAACAAGGATACACCTCTACACTGGGCAGCCTTTAAAAACAATGCAGAGTGTGTACGTGCACTACTGGAAAGTGGAGCTTTTGTCAACGCTGTGGATTACAACGATGACACCCCTCTCAGTTGGGCCGCCATGAAAGGGAATCTGGAGAGCGTACGGGTGCTTTTGGATTTTGGTGCAGAGGTTCGAGTCACTAATTTAAAGGGCCAGAGCCCTGTTTCTAGGCTGGTGGCACTGCTGGTTAGAGGACTTGGGACAGAAAAAGAGGATGCATGCCTGGAGTTGCTTCACAGAGCAGCAGGGCATTTTGAATTGAGGAAAAATGGAAGCATGCCCCATGAGGTCACCAGAGATAAACAGCTCTGTGATAAACTGATGCGGCTGTGTGCCACGCCTGGAACACTAAAGACTTTATCACGATATATGGTGCGGGGTAGTCTGGGTGTGCGCTACCTGCCAGATGCAGTGAAAGAGCTCCCCCTGCCAGAATCACTGAAAGAATATGTGCTACTAGTGGAATAA